The SAR324 cluster bacterium genome segment TTCCGCATACGATGTCTAATCTGCACCAATTAAGGCCAGATCACAGGCTAGTTGTGACCAGCTTGCAGAAGTTTCTTCAAGCTCTCCTTGACATTTACTAGGACCAGTTTCACTGGTCAGCAACAGCATTCTGAGAGAACACATGAGCAGTTTGAGCACGCTCATCACCGATATCAAAAGGGATCCACAAGCCATCTTCAGACACCGCTAAGGCTGTAGCGATAGAACTGTAGCCAATGGAATTAAAATCTCCAAAGTTTTCTGGAAATTTAGCAGTTTGAGATAAGCTGTTCCAAGATTTGGAGAGTTCTACATTCTTAAGTTGGGTAGTTTTTGAGCAGAATTAGAATTTGGAAAGAGGCTCTAATAATCAAAATAAAACTCTTAGAGTAGTCAAAACTTGTTACTGTATTACACTAGGCAGAAAGCAAATATGTAATATCATTACATCTCCTCATATCTATTAGCAATATGATCAAACAATTGGCCACATTTTAAAAAATTATAAAAATTTCAATTAAATTTTTAAGGATGTACAAAAATAAAAGTCATTAGAAAACAATTTATTCAGAATAGCAAACAAGAAAACATGCTAAAGAAATGCTAAAGATAAGAATTATGGAAAATCTTTACCCTTAGAAAGACGATATAAATTATACCAGTCCTCATCATCCAATTTGACTTTTTTTCCATCAACACAGGCTTTCATAGTACGGAAATCTAGAGAACCAATTATAGGACTAACTTTACATGGAATTCTTAGTAGCCAAGCAATTAAGATAGATTCTGGAGTACATTCATATTTAAGAGATAAGTTAGATAATTTTTCTTTCAAAATAGGGATTTTTGGATTTTGGTCAGGAACCATGGAAACAGTATTATTTGAAGTCAAGACACCTCGGGCAATAGGAGACCAAACTTGAATGATAATATCATTAGCTTGGCAATATTCTAATGTGCCAGTACCAACAGGATACTCGGTTGATTCGTTGAGACCTTCGATTCCAGTATCGAGAAGTACTGTGTGGATTAGATTAAGTTGGACCTGATTTGTATAAATAGGGAAAGGAATATTTTTTCTTAGAAGTTCGATCTGAGATGGAGAAAAATTACTTACCCCAAAATTCAATATTTTCCCTGAGTCGACAAGTGTTACAACCACTTCAGAGATTTCTTGGGCAGACATCAAAGGGTTAGGTCTATGGATAAGCAAGGAATCTAATCTATCAGTACACATTCTTTTCAGGCTGGCTTCTACTTGCGAAAGTATATGTCTTTTACTGGTATCATAATAAATTTTATTATCAATTTCAGAAAATTTAATTCCACATTTTGTCTGTAAAAATATTTTTTCTCTAAGAGATTGATCTTTTCTGAAAACCCTACCGATTACAGTTTCTGACTCTCCATTACTGTAAATATTAGCTGTGTCAATGTGATTGATACCAAGTTCCAAAGCTGACTGAATTGCTGATTCAGCAACAGAGAACATAGATTTCTTCTCATCCCTGAGAGAACTTGAATAAAATCCAGCAGTTCCCAAAAAAAACATAACAAATTTTCAATTTATACTTGTATAAATACTTTTCATCTCCCACACATCAAGATTGAGAATT includes the following:
- a CDS encoding aldo/keto reductase, yielding MFFLGTAGFYSSSLRDEKKSMFSVAESAIQSALELGINHIDTANIYSNGESETVIGRVFRKDQSLREKIFLQTKCGIKFSEIDNKIYYDTSKRHILSQVEASLKRMCTDRLDSLLIHRPNPLMSAQEISEVVVTLVDSGKILNFGVSNFSPSQIELLRKNIPFPIYTNQVQLNLIHTVLLDTGIEGLNESTEYPVGTGTLEYCQANDIIIQVWSPIARGVLTSNNTVSMVPDQNPKIPILKEKLSNLSLKYECTPESILIAWLLRIPCKVSPIIGSLDFRTMKACVDGKKVKLDDEDWYNLYRLSKGKDFP